From a single Nicotiana tomentosiformis chromosome 2, ASM39032v3, whole genome shotgun sequence genomic region:
- the LOC104102529 gene encoding protein LIGHT-DEPENDENT SHORT HYPOCOTYLS 10-like, which translates to MNPSAIVMAKELPEGSSRSGGEQLQNPAPLSRYESQKRRDWNTFGQYLKNQRPPVPLSQCNCNHVLEFLRYLDQFGKTKVHLHGCVFFGQPDPPAPCTCPLRQAWGSLDALIGRLRAAYEENGGSPENNPFGNGAIRLYLREVKECQAKARGIPYKKKKKRKLNNPIKATIGAPAATDQHKNLMQAS; encoded by the coding sequence ATGAATCCTTCAGCTATAGTCATGGCAAAGGAGCTGCCCGAAGGATCGTCACGATCTGGCGGTGAACAGTTGCAAAATCCAGCACCGTTGAGCCGATATGAGTCACAAAAGAGGAGAGACTGGAATACTTTTGGACAGTACTTAAAGAATCAGAGACCACCAGTTCCATTATCACAGTGTAATTGCAACCATGTTCTTGAATTCCTCCGATATCTCGACCAGTTCGGAAAGACTAAGGTTCATTTACATGGTTGTGTGTTTTTCGGACAACCTGATCCGCCTGCTCCTTGTACTTGCCCTCTAAGGCAAGCTTGGGGCAGTCTTGATGCTTTGATAGGTAGACTTAGAGCTGCTTATGAAGAAAATGGAGGCTCACCTGAGAATAATCCATTTGGGAATGGTGCGATTCGCCTTTATTTGAGAGAAGTAAAGGAGTGTCAAGCTAAGGCAAGAGGGATTCcttataagaagaagaagaaaaggaagcttAATAATCCTATTAAGGCTACCATTGGTGCACCTGCTGCTACTGATCAACATAAGAATTTGATGCAAGCAAGCTAA
- the LOC104119237 gene encoding trihelix transcription factor ENAP2-like, with the protein MGEITAPSIQVTAPSRPLPFREDCWTEEATWTLVDAWGRRYIELNRGFLRQTDWQQVADSVNALHGHTAKTRRTDIQCKNRIDTLKKRYKVEKAKIVESNGTLTSSWPFFERLDFLIGNFGNKVTAVMVSPLPLPSRSPPMGVPLPNRRSMTTTTAAPVVTPVVLPQKRQMPVLDDSYFRRNYSAVAAAAAATAGGEEDYDDEEEEEEEEDMGMSEEKDGMRRLAKAIERFGEIYERVEEMKQRQMVELEKQRMQFAKDLEVQRMQLFMDTQVQLQKIKHTKRSGSDDIYS; encoded by the exons ATGGGTGAAATTACTGCACCCTCCATACAGGTAACGGCGCCGTCAAGGCCATTGCCGTTTCGTGAGGATTGTTGGACTGAAGAAGCTACCTGGACGCTTGTTGATGCTTGGGGACGTCGTTATATCGAACTGAATCGTGGATTTCTCCGTCAAACAGATTGGCAACAGGTGGCGGATTCCGTAAATGCTCTTCACGGACACACCGCGAAAACTCGGCGAACCGATATTCAGTGTAAGAATCGGATTGATACGCTGAAAAAAAGGTATAAAGTTGAGAAGGCAAAAATCGTTGAGTCTAACGGAACCCTAACATCATCCTGGCCCTTTTTCGAACGGCTTGATTTTTTAATCGGGAACTTCGGCAACAAAGTTACCGCGGTGATGGTGTCTCCGTTACCTTTACCGTCACGGTCTCCGCCTATGGGAGTGCCGTTGCCTAACCGGCGATCGATGACGACAACAACGGCTGCTCCGGTGGTGACACCGGTTGTTTTGCCTCAGAAACGGCAGATGCCGGTTTTGGATGATTCGTATTTCAGGAGGAATTATTCGGCGGtagctgctgctgctgctgctacaGCAGGAGGGGAAGAGGAttatgatgatgaggaggaagaggaggaggaggaggatatGGGGATGAGTGAGGAAAAGGATGGGATGAGGAGGCTGGCGAAGGCTATAGAGAGATTTGGAGAGATATATGAGAGAGTTGAAGAGATGAAACAAAGACAAATGGTGGAGTTGGAGAAGCAGAGGATGCAGTTTGCTAAGGATTTGGAGGTTCAAAGGATGCAATTGTTTATGGATACACAAGTCCAGCTACAGAAGATTAAGCATACAAAGCGGTCTGGCTCTGATG ATATCTATAGCTAG
- the LOC138904984 gene encoding uncharacterized protein — protein MDALKEMPEYAKMMKDLMSQKFDFQDLSTVTLTQTCSAVVTRPIAQNVSDPGSFNIPCTIGSYAFAKALCDLGASINLMPLAIYTKLGIDRARPTSILLQLADRTVKRPTGILDDVLVQVGQFVFPADFIILDCQVKKLLKVLKECKTAIGWTMADINGINPAFCMHKILLEEGHKTSREHQRRLNPNMKEVVKKEVIKWLDAGIIFPIYDSNWVSPVQLRHDGRTK, from the exons ATGGATGCTTTGAAAGAAATGCCAgagtatgcaaaaatgatgaaggatctGATGTCGCAGAAATTTGACTTCCAGGACCTGTCCACTGTAACTCTGACACAGACCTGTAGCGCGGTAGTGACAAGACCTATTGCCCAAAATGTGTCTGATCCAGGTAGCTTCAATATCCCATGCACTATTGggagttatgcttttgctaaagcattgtgtgacttgggagccagtataaacttgatgcccttggcaatCTATACGAAACTGGGCATTGATAGAGCTAGACCGACCTCAATATTGCTGCAACTAGCTGATCGCACAGTCAAAAGACCGACTGGAATTCTTGATGATGTGCTTGTGCAAGTGGGGCAatttgtatttcctgcagactttattattcttgattgtcag GTAAAGAAACTATTGAAAGTATTGAAAGAATGTAAGACTGCCATTGGTTGGACCATGGCAGACATAAATGGTATCAACccagccttttgcatgcacaagattcttCTGGAAGAGGGGCACAAAACTTCCAGGGAACATCAACGACGTCTGAACCCAAATATGAAGGAAGTAgtaaagaaggaagtgatcaagtggctggatgcgggtatcatcttccccatctaTGATAGCAACTGGGTCAGTCCTGTCCAACTGAGGCATGACGGTCGTACaaaatga